One region of Posidoniimonas polymericola genomic DNA includes:
- a CDS encoding cbb3-type cytochrome c oxidase N-terminal domain-containing protein, translated as MSNNPNEAAEADKLSGHQYDGIQEYDNPTPGWWNWLFVATVALAPVYLLVFHSPYQANTLAAQYDRAYAENLRLQFGEIGTLEPTQETLLEYMDDPKWSAVGAVTFKTHCITCHGPEGGGISGPNLTDNRYINVKKIEDIAGVVQNGAKAGAMPAWGNRLHPNEVVLVAAYVASLRGKNVPGGKPAEGNEIPAWPES; from the coding sequence ATGTCCAACAACCCCAACGAAGCAGCGGAAGCCGACAAGCTCTCTGGGCACCAGTACGACGGCATTCAGGAATACGACAACCCGACGCCCGGCTGGTGGAACTGGCTGTTCGTGGCGACCGTCGCCCTGGCGCCGGTCTACCTGCTGGTGTTCCACTCTCCGTACCAGGCCAACACGCTGGCCGCGCAGTACGACCGCGCGTACGCCGAAAACCTGCGGCTGCAGTTCGGTGAGATCGGCACCCTGGAGCCGACCCAGGAGACCCTCCTGGAGTACATGGACGACCCGAAGTGGAGCGCCGTCGGGGCGGTGACCTTCAAGACGCACTGCATCACCTGCCACGGGCCGGAGGGCGGCGGCATCTCGGGCCCGAACCTGACGGACAATCGGTACATCAACGTCAAGAAGATCGAGGACATCGCCGGCGTCGTGCAGAACGGCGCCAAGGCCGGCGCGATGCCCGCCTGGGGCAACCGGCTGCACCCGAACGAGGTGGTGCTGGTGGCGGCGTACGTTGCCTCGCTCCGCGGCAAGAATGTTCCGGGCGGCAAGCCGGCCGAGGGGAACGAGATCCCTGCCTGGCCTGAGAGCTAA
- a CDS encoding cbb3-type cytochrome oxidase subunit 3, which produces MNQSTTETLLRFSSVTGMLIFIAVFVGVAAWILTRSRRQVRDWSQMPLEDHDARPHQ; this is translated from the coding sequence ATGAACCAGTCAACAACAGAAACCCTGCTGCGGTTCAGCTCGGTCACGGGCATGCTGATCTTCATCGCGGTGTTCGTCGGCGTGGCGGCCTGGATCCTGACCCGCTCACGCCGGCAGGTCCGCGACTGGTCGCAGATGCCGCTCGAGGACCACGACGCCAGGCCCCACCAATAA
- the ccoN gene encoding cytochrome-c oxidase, cbb3-type subunit I, producing MTTPQSEEAAPGLERFSYDDAIVRMFVTATLVWAVVGFLVGLIIAAELPMPWLNGGLEWITFGRLRPLHTNAVIFAFAGNAIFAAIYYSTQRLCKARMFSDTLSRLHFWGWQLIIVSAALTLPFGITQSKEYAELEWPIDIAIALVWAGFFGVNFFMTLIKRRERHMYVALWFYIATIVTVAVLHIFNNLVVPAGLFKSYPIYAGVQDAMMQWWYGHNAVAFFLTTPFLGLMYYFLPKAADRPVFSYRLSILHFWSLVFIYIWAGPHHLHYTAVPEWAQSLGMVFSLMLWMPSWGGMINGLLTLRGAWHKVTGDPVLKFFVVAITFYGMSTFEGPMLSIKAVNSLSHYTDWGIGHVHAGALGWNGFMAFGMIYWLAPRLYQTKLHSQGLANLHFWTATIGILLYVVSMYVAGLTQGLMWRGVTESGQLAYPDFVQTTRAIIPMYFIRLLGGTLYLGGTLVGCWNIYRTWAARPAEYEEQVHEAPALSDLDFAPETAPESDLEMVTDYAKKIDVWSTFWWHRVWERLPVKFTVMTTLAVATASLLELVPTFVIRSNVPTIASVKPYTPLELTGRDIYISEGCYNCHSQMIRPMVAETKRYGEFSKPGESVYDHPFQWGSRRIGPDLAREGGKQNNQWHVLHFQDPARMNEGSVMPKYPWLMKKKIDFESIPVRIAAMQTLGVPYDQYEGDDRDQSVDDAKTQAKQIAADFVQQNAGPYRTLDGKEIDLSDKRVVALVAYLQRLGTDLFAAPEAPSSEAPSSDAPAAQVEEVADEDAAPPTTAMTKPQSEELNR from the coding sequence ATGACGACGCCCCAATCCGAAGAAGCCGCTCCAGGACTCGAGCGGTTCAGCTACGACGACGCCATCGTGCGGATGTTTGTCACCGCGACCCTGGTGTGGGCGGTGGTAGGCTTCCTGGTCGGCCTGATCATCGCGGCGGAGCTGCCGATGCCGTGGCTCAACGGCGGCCTGGAGTGGATCACCTTTGGGCGGCTGCGTCCGCTGCACACCAACGCGGTGATCTTCGCTTTCGCCGGCAACGCCATCTTCGCGGCCATCTACTACAGCACGCAGCGGCTGTGCAAGGCCCGCATGTTCAGCGACACCCTCAGCCGGCTGCACTTCTGGGGCTGGCAGCTGATCATCGTCAGCGCGGCGTTGACGCTCCCTTTCGGGATCACGCAGAGCAAGGAGTACGCCGAGCTCGAGTGGCCGATCGACATCGCGATCGCGTTGGTGTGGGCCGGCTTCTTTGGCGTCAACTTCTTCATGACGCTGATCAAGCGGCGTGAGCGGCACATGTACGTGGCGTTGTGGTTCTACATCGCCACGATCGTCACCGTGGCGGTGCTGCACATCTTCAACAACCTGGTGGTCCCCGCCGGGCTGTTCAAGAGCTACCCGATCTACGCCGGCGTGCAGGACGCGATGATGCAGTGGTGGTACGGCCACAACGCGGTGGCGTTCTTCCTCACGACGCCGTTCCTCGGGCTGATGTACTACTTCCTGCCGAAGGCGGCCGACCGGCCGGTGTTCTCCTACCGACTGTCGATTCTGCACTTCTGGTCGCTGGTGTTCATCTACATCTGGGCCGGCCCGCACCACCTGCACTACACGGCGGTGCCGGAGTGGGCCCAGTCGCTCGGTATGGTCTTCAGCCTGATGCTGTGGATGCCGAGCTGGGGCGGCATGATCAACGGCCTGCTGACGCTCCGCGGCGCCTGGCACAAGGTGACCGGCGACCCGGTGCTTAAGTTCTTCGTCGTGGCGATTACCTTCTACGGCATGAGCACCTTCGAGGGGCCGATGCTGTCGATCAAGGCGGTCAACTCGCTCAGCCACTACACCGACTGGGGCATCGGCCACGTGCACGCCGGCGCCCTCGGCTGGAACGGCTTCATGGCGTTCGGCATGATCTACTGGCTCGCCCCGCGGCTGTACCAGACCAAGCTGCACAGCCAGGGCCTGGCCAACCTGCACTTCTGGACCGCCACGATCGGCATCCTGCTGTACGTCGTCTCGATGTACGTCGCGGGGCTGACCCAGGGCCTGATGTGGCGGGGCGTCACCGAGTCGGGCCAGCTCGCCTACCCGGACTTCGTCCAGACAACCCGCGCCATCATCCCGATGTACTTCATCCGGCTGCTGGGCGGCACGCTCTACCTAGGCGGCACGCTGGTCGGGTGCTGGAACATCTACCGCACCTGGGCCGCCCGCCCGGCCGAGTACGAGGAGCAGGTGCACGAGGCGCCCGCGCTGAGCGACCTCGACTTCGCCCCCGAGACCGCGCCCGAGTCGGACCTCGAGATGGTCACCGACTACGCCAAGAAGATAGACGTGTGGTCGACCTTCTGGTGGCACCGTGTGTGGGAGCGGCTGCCGGTGAAGTTCACGGTGATGACCACGCTGGCGGTCGCCACCGCTTCGCTGCTGGAGCTGGTGCCGACCTTCGTGATCCGCTCGAACGTGCCGACCATCGCCTCGGTCAAGCCGTACACGCCGCTGGAGCTCACCGGCCGTGACATCTACATCAGCGAGGGGTGCTACAACTGCCACTCGCAGATGATCCGCCCGATGGTCGCCGAAACCAAACGCTACGGCGAGTTCAGCAAGCCGGGCGAGAGCGTCTACGACCACCCGTTCCAGTGGGGGTCGCGGCGCATCGGCCCCGACCTGGCGCGTGAGGGCGGCAAGCAGAACAACCAGTGGCACGTGCTGCACTTCCAGGACCCGGCGCGCATGAACGAGGGCTCGGTGATGCCGAAGTACCCCTGGCTGATGAAGAAGAAGATCGATTTCGAGTCGATCCCGGTCCGCATCGCCGCGATGCAGACCCTTGGCGTGCCGTACGACCAGTACGAGGGCGACGACCGCGACCAGTCGGTCGACGACGCAAAGACGCAGGCGAAGCAGATCGCCGCGGACTTCGTGCAGCAGAACGCCGGCCCCTACCGCACGCTGGACGGCAAGGAGATCGACCTGTCCGACAAACGCGTGGTGGCGCTGGTCGCCTACCTGCAGCGGCTCGGCACCGACCTGTTCGCGGCCCCGGAGGCCCCTAGCAGCGAGGCCCCTAGCAGCGATGCACCCGCCGCGCAGGTGGAGGAAGTGGCCGACGAGGACGCCGCGCCCCCCACGACGGCGATGACCAAACCCCAGAGTGAGGAGCTCAACCGATGA
- a CDS encoding RrF2 family transcriptional regulator: protein MPVSQTAEYALRAVTCLAQHNTAQTTQSIAGCTNVPLSYLPKVLQPLTRADIVSAQRGVRGGYKLQRDPESLTVIEVVNCVDPVRRFDSCPSHGAGASKALCPLHKLLDEVQESMQRRFTETTIQDLAFGPDGKPLRCGQQEADETSANGTAVGAPHDVPDGVALNEAK from the coding sequence ATGCCAGTTTCCCAAACCGCCGAATACGCCCTGCGAGCGGTAACGTGCCTCGCGCAGCACAACACCGCCCAGACGACCCAGAGTATCGCTGGGTGCACGAACGTGCCGCTGAGTTACCTGCCGAAGGTGTTGCAGCCCCTAACGCGTGCAGATATTGTTTCTGCTCAGCGGGGGGTGCGTGGTGGGTACAAGCTTCAGCGCGATCCGGAATCGCTGACGGTTATCGAAGTGGTGAACTGCGTCGACCCGGTGCGTCGGTTTGACTCGTGCCCGTCACACGGCGCCGGCGCCTCTAAGGCGCTGTGTCCACTCCACAAGCTGCTCGACGAAGTGCAGGAATCCATGCAGCGTCGGTTTACTGAAACCACGATTCAAGATCTGGCGTTTGGGCCGGACGGCAAGCCCCTGCGGTGCGGCCAGCAAGAGGCGGACGAAACGTCCGCCAACGGGACCGCCGTGGGCGCCCCCCACGATGTCCCCGACGGCGTCGCGCTCAACGAAGCCAAGTAG
- the araD gene encoding L-ribulose-5-phosphate 4-epimerase AraD translates to MNTTQLKQAVCQANLDLVAHGLVTLTWGNVSGLSDDRQVFAIKPSGVPYADLRPEHCVLVSVETGQVVEGDLKPSSDTATHRLLYQAFAGVGGVTHTHSAKATAFAQARREIPCYGTTHADHFFGSIPVTRPLTEEEINADYEGNTGHVIIERFSGIDPVAMPGVLVGSHAPFAWGKDAAQSVKNAVALEAVAAMAIDTLALNPGTPPVDDFLLQKHYSRKHGPNAYYGQK, encoded by the coding sequence ATGAACACAACTCAACTCAAGCAGGCGGTCTGCCAGGCGAACCTCGATCTCGTCGCGCACGGCCTCGTGACGCTGACCTGGGGGAATGTGAGCGGTCTCAGCGACGACCGCCAGGTATTCGCCATCAAGCCGAGCGGTGTGCCCTACGCCGACCTCCGCCCCGAGCACTGCGTGCTGGTGAGCGTCGAGACCGGCCAGGTCGTTGAAGGCGACCTCAAGCCCTCCTCCGACACCGCCACGCACCGACTGCTCTACCAGGCGTTTGCCGGCGTCGGCGGGGTAACCCACACCCACAGCGCCAAGGCGACCGCCTTCGCGCAGGCCCGCCGCGAGATCCCCTGCTACGGCACGACCCACGCCGACCACTTCTTCGGCTCGATCCCGGTGACACGTCCCCTCACCGAGGAAGAAATCAACGCCGATTACGAGGGCAACACCGGGCACGTCATTATCGAGCGGTTTTCCGGCATCGACCCGGTGGCGATGCCGGGCGTGCTGGTTGGCAGCCACGCCCCTTTTGCCTGGGGCAAGGACGCCGCGCAGTCGGTCAAGAACGCCGTGGCGCTCGAGGCAGTAGCGGCCATGGCGATCGACACCCTCGCGCTCAACCCGGGCACGCCGCCCGTTGACGACTTCCTCCTCCAGAAGCACTATTCTCGCAAGCACGGCCCCAACGCCTACTACGGACAGAAGTAG
- the araA gene encoding L-arabinose isomerase: MNESEVWFITGSQHLYGPETLEQVAVHSRAVAAGLDQSDAVPTRVVFKSVVTTAEEIRRVILEANASDKCVGLVAWMHTFSPAKMWIPGLKLLQKPLCHLHTQFHREIPWGSIDMDFMNLNQSAHGGREFGFICTRLGVRRKVVAGHWQNDDVQQSVGAWTRAAAARHDLRTARFARIGDNMRDVAVTEGDKVAAEEVLGFSVNGFGVGDLVEHISAASDADIDRLCNEYDESYEMADELRSDGGRRDSLREAARIELGLRAFLTEGAFVGFTDTFENLTGMRQLPGIPSQRLMADGYGFGGEGDWKASAMVRAAKVMAAGLPGGTSFMEDYTYHLPAGGEQLVLGSHMLEICPSIADGRPRCEIHPLGIGGKEDPVRLVFNVPAGPAVNATLIDMGDRFRMVLNEVECLDPPESLPKLPVARALWKPLPDLKTAAAAWIYAGGSHHPVFSQAITTEHFEDLAEMIGIELLVIDADSKLRDFRC, translated from the coding sequence GTGAACGAATCCGAAGTCTGGTTCATCACCGGCAGCCAGCACCTCTACGGTCCCGAGACCCTCGAGCAGGTTGCCGTCCACTCGCGCGCAGTCGCCGCTGGGCTCGACCAGAGTGACGCGGTCCCCACGCGGGTCGTGTTCAAGTCGGTTGTGACCACCGCCGAAGAGATCCGCCGCGTGATCCTCGAGGCCAACGCCTCGGACAAGTGTGTCGGCCTGGTGGCGTGGATGCACACCTTCTCGCCCGCCAAGATGTGGATCCCGGGGCTGAAGCTGCTGCAGAAACCGCTGTGCCACTTGCACACGCAGTTCCACCGCGAGATCCCCTGGGGGTCCATCGACATGGACTTCATGAACCTGAACCAGTCCGCCCACGGCGGCCGCGAGTTCGGGTTCATCTGCACGCGGCTCGGCGTGCGGCGGAAGGTGGTCGCCGGCCACTGGCAGAACGACGACGTGCAGCAGTCGGTCGGCGCGTGGACCCGCGCCGCGGCCGCCAGGCACGACCTGCGGACCGCCCGCTTCGCCCGCATCGGCGACAACATGCGTGACGTGGCGGTGACCGAGGGCGACAAGGTCGCGGCCGAAGAGGTGCTCGGCTTCTCGGTCAACGGCTTCGGCGTCGGCGACCTGGTCGAGCACATCAGCGCGGCCTCGGACGCCGACATCGACCGCCTGTGCAACGAGTACGACGAATCGTACGAGATGGCCGACGAGCTCCGCTCTGACGGCGGCCGCCGCGACTCGCTCCGCGAGGCCGCCCGGATCGAGCTGGGCCTCCGCGCCTTCCTGACCGAGGGCGCCTTTGTCGGCTTCACCGACACGTTTGAGAACCTGACCGGCATGCGGCAGCTGCCCGGAATCCCGTCGCAGCGGCTGATGGCCGACGGCTACGGCTTCGGCGGCGAGGGCGACTGGAAGGCCTCGGCGATGGTGCGTGCGGCCAAGGTGATGGCGGCCGGCCTGCCGGGCGGCACGTCGTTCATGGAAGACTACACCTACCACCTGCCCGCCGGCGGCGAGCAGTTGGTGCTCGGCTCGCACATGCTGGAGATCTGCCCCTCGATCGCCGACGGCCGTCCCCGCTGCGAGATCCACCCGCTCGGCATCGGCGGCAAGGAGGACCCCGTGCGGCTGGTCTTCAACGTCCCGGCCGGCCCGGCGGTCAACGCCACGCTGATCGACATGGGCGACCGCTTCCGCATGGTCCTCAACGAGGTCGAGTGCCTTGACCCGCCGGAGTCGCTCCCGAAGCTGCCGGTCGCCCGCGCCCTGTGGAAGCCGCTGCCGGACCTCAAGACCGCCGCGGCGGCCTGGATCTACGCCGGCGGGTCGCACCACCCGGTGTTCTCCCAGGCGATCACGACCGAGCACTTCGAGGACCTGGCCGAGATGATCGGGATTGAGCTGCTGGTGATCGACGCCGACAGCAAGCTGCGGGATTTCCGCTGCTGA
- a CDS encoding galactokinase: MPESIPAEVREQLASLAKESQLDVLGGRVRRSSSRFCLGVEHGDYNGTELFGVGTDRFIWLAYKPNDSGRVRLKSANFPEDGLIDFPVDQPPAPGEAPDSWARFPYGVSYILGREGHKLTGGFDAVLYGNIPGGGMSRSASLALNLIETFLECSGIEGVTGMPVVELAKAVENDYIGSPCGNLDQIMIYFAKAGMGTHYKPSDGSIDHVPLPETAEEFRLVSLDTGTVRPGLEKSTYKIRAQECAEMATLCRERFGIQTLGDVKTEEQYQAIRDAFNDAKPNLVKRLKYIYEAQQRFDTMLDAWRRGDLTTVGQVFRQDGYGLRDDYEISGPELEAMCEIARTVPGVLGERMLGGGDKGASGAIVKPGAVDALRAAVNEQYPERCPEFAGKQNVHSCSVVDGLTLCEGLD; this comes from the coding sequence ATGCCCGAGTCGATCCCCGCCGAAGTCCGCGAGCAGCTTGCGTCGCTCGCTAAAGAAAGCCAGCTGGACGTGCTTGGGGGCCGGGTGCGGCGTTCGTCGTCGCGGTTCTGCCTAGGGGTCGAGCACGGCGACTACAACGGCACCGAGCTGTTCGGCGTCGGCACCGACCGCTTCATCTGGCTTGCCTACAAGCCCAACGACTCCGGCCGCGTGCGGCTCAAGAGCGCCAACTTCCCCGAGGACGGTCTGATCGACTTCCCGGTCGACCAGCCGCCTGCCCCCGGCGAAGCGCCCGACTCCTGGGCCCGCTTCCCGTACGGGGTCAGCTACATCCTGGGCCGCGAGGGGCACAAGCTCACCGGCGGGTTCGACGCCGTGCTGTACGGCAACATCCCCGGCGGCGGCATGTCCCGCTCGGCGTCGCTCGCCCTGAACCTGATCGAGACCTTCCTCGAGTGCTCCGGCATCGAGGGCGTTACCGGCATGCCGGTGGTCGAGCTCGCCAAGGCGGTCGAGAACGACTACATCGGCTCCCCCTGTGGCAACCTCGATCAGATCATGATCTACTTCGCCAAGGCCGGCATGGGGACGCACTACAAGCCGTCGGACGGCTCGATCGACCACGTGCCGCTGCCGGAGACCGCCGAGGAGTTCCGACTGGTGAGCCTCGACACGGGCACCGTCCGGCCCGGACTGGAAAAGTCGACGTACAAGATCCGCGCCCAGGAGTGCGCCGAGATGGCCACGTTGTGCCGCGAGCGGTTCGGCATCCAGACCCTCGGCGACGTTAAGACCGAGGAGCAGTACCAGGCCATCCGCGACGCCTTTAACGACGCCAAGCCCAACCTCGTCAAGCGGCTCAAGTACATCTACGAGGCCCAGCAGCGGTTCGACACGATGCTCGACGCCTGGCGGCGGGGCGACCTGACGACCGTCGGGCAGGTGTTCCGCCAGGACGGCTACGGCCTGCGTGACGACTACGAGATCTCCGGACCCGAGCTCGAGGCAATGTGCGAGATCGCCCGCACGGTGCCCGGAGTGCTGGGCGAGCGGATGCTGGGCGGCGGCGACAAGGGGGCTTCGGGCGCGATCGTCAAACCCGGTGCGGTCGACGCCCTCCGCGCGGCGGTAAACGAGCAGTACCCCGAGCGCTGCCCCGAGTTCGCCGGCAAGCAGAACGTCCACTCCTGCAGCGTGGTCGACGGTCTGACGCTGTGCGAAGGACTTGACTAA
- a CDS encoding Tex family protein — translation MPSDPASPETVQEIAAELSLPPAQVRAAVELLDSGNTIPFIARYRKEATQGLDEIALRAIEDALDRVKTLSARKSTVLKSITEQGLMTDELRCKIQGCGDLRALESLYLPYKPKRRTRATAAREQGLQPLADLLIKQEPLSQSKQATLRPYVDATRGVPDTQTALQGALDIIAEQWADDPENRTWLTEQAKSFGLITSKVKRGKKEEAEKFELYHDHREPVRRVPSHRLLAMMRGAADGVLRVGVELEGTREIGELRRRLVRNRQFEFHDELIGTVDDCYQRLLLPAAESAVLQTAKEQADTEAIDVFGKNLRELLMAAPAGPRVTLGIDPGFRTGCKVAVVDGTGKFLATTTIFPTPPRSDTAAAGKSLLALIEEHGVELIAIGNGTASRETDAFAADLIKEQGLEITRVMVSEAGASIYSASELAAREFPDLDVTVRGAISIARRLQDPLAELVKSDPKSIGVGQYQHDVNQPQLRKCLDRVVESCVNHVGVDLNTASVPLLSHVAGIGPKLAENIVDYRNCNGRFTDRRQLTSVAKLGRKAFEQAAGFLRIRGGDQPLDNSAVHPESYELVNRMASDLQTTAKALVGNATLSEKLRPEDYVDERFGIPTIVDIISELGKPGRDPRSEFRAVKFNDSINSMADLKPNMVLEGVITNVTHFGAFTDIGVHQDGLIHVSQLANEYVSDPNAVVAVGDVVKVKVLEVDVARKRISLTRKFS, via the coding sequence ATGCCCTCTGACCCCGCATCGCCCGAAACAGTCCAGGAAATTGCCGCCGAGTTGAGCCTGCCCCCCGCCCAAGTACGGGCGGCGGTGGAGCTGCTGGACTCCGGCAACACCATCCCATTCATCGCGCGTTACCGCAAGGAAGCGACCCAGGGTCTGGACGAGATAGCGCTCCGGGCGATCGAGGACGCACTCGATCGCGTCAAGACGCTTAGCGCCCGAAAATCGACTGTGCTGAAGTCGATCACCGAGCAGGGGCTGATGACGGACGAGCTGCGCTGCAAGATCCAAGGCTGCGGCGATCTGCGTGCGCTCGAATCCCTCTACCTGCCCTACAAGCCAAAGCGACGCACCCGGGCGACCGCCGCCCGCGAGCAGGGCTTGCAGCCGCTGGCGGACCTGTTGATCAAACAAGAACCGCTTTCGCAGTCGAAGCAGGCCACGCTTCGCCCCTACGTCGACGCCACTCGCGGCGTGCCCGACACGCAGACGGCGCTGCAGGGGGCGCTGGACATCATTGCCGAACAATGGGCGGACGATCCCGAGAACCGCACCTGGCTGACCGAGCAGGCGAAGTCGTTCGGGTTGATCACGTCCAAGGTGAAACGAGGTAAGAAGGAAGAAGCCGAGAAGTTCGAGCTGTACCACGACCATCGCGAGCCGGTCCGACGGGTTCCGTCCCACCGGCTGCTTGCCATGATGCGAGGCGCCGCGGACGGTGTCCTACGCGTGGGTGTAGAGCTGGAGGGGACTCGGGAGATTGGCGAGCTCCGCCGCCGGCTCGTCCGCAATCGGCAGTTCGAGTTCCACGACGAGCTCATCGGGACGGTGGACGATTGCTACCAGCGGCTGCTGCTGCCCGCCGCCGAGTCCGCCGTGCTGCAAACCGCCAAAGAGCAAGCCGACACCGAGGCCATCGACGTGTTCGGCAAGAACCTGCGCGAGCTGCTGATGGCCGCCCCGGCGGGCCCGCGGGTCACGCTCGGCATCGACCCCGGCTTTCGCACCGGGTGCAAGGTCGCCGTGGTCGACGGCACCGGCAAGTTTCTCGCAACCACCACCATCTTCCCGACGCCTCCGCGGAGCGACACGGCCGCCGCGGGCAAGAGCCTGCTCGCGTTGATCGAAGAACACGGCGTGGAACTGATCGCGATCGGCAACGGAACCGCCTCACGCGAGACCGACGCCTTCGCCGCCGACCTGATCAAGGAGCAGGGACTCGAGATTACTCGGGTAATGGTGAGCGAGGCGGGCGCCTCGATCTACTCGGCCAGCGAGCTGGCTGCCCGCGAGTTCCCCGACCTGGATGTCACGGTCCGCGGAGCGATTAGCATCGCACGGCGACTGCAGGACCCGCTCGCAGAGCTCGTCAAGTCGGACCCCAAGTCGATCGGCGTGGGGCAGTACCAGCATGACGTCAACCAACCGCAGCTCCGCAAGTGCCTCGATCGGGTGGTCGAGTCGTGCGTGAACCATGTCGGCGTCGACCTCAACACGGCGAGCGTGCCGCTGCTCTCGCACGTGGCCGGAATCGGACCCAAGCTGGCGGAGAACATCGTCGACTACCGCAATTGCAATGGCCGATTCACCGACCGCAGGCAGCTAACTTCCGTCGCGAAGCTCGGCCGAAAGGCGTTCGAACAGGCGGCAGGGTTCCTCCGCATCCGCGGCGGCGATCAGCCGTTGGACAACTCGGCCGTGCACCCCGAGAGCTACGAGTTGGTGAACCGGATGGCGAGCGATTTGCAGACCACGGCCAAGGCGCTCGTTGGCAACGCGACCCTCAGCGAGAAGCTGCGTCCGGAAGACTATGTGGATGAACGGTTTGGCATTCCTACGATCGTTGACATTATCTCCGAGCTCGGCAAGCCGGGGCGGGACCCACGCAGCGAGTTCCGCGCGGTCAAGTTCAATGACAGCATCAACAGCATGGCCGACCTCAAGCCCAACATGGTGCTGGAGGGGGTGATCACCAACGTGACGCACTTTGGCGCCTTTACCGACATCGGGGTGCACCAGGACGGGCTCATCCACGTCTCGCAACTGGCCAACGAGTACGTCAGTGACCCTAACGCGGTCGTCGCCGTTGGCGACGTCGTCAAGGTTAAGGTGCTTGAGGTGGATGTCGCCCGGAAGCGGATTTCTCTAACCCGCAAGTTCTCATGA
- a CDS encoding YaiI/YqxD family protein, with product MTDAPSNPPHIWVDADACPGAIKEILFRTARRLKLKLTLVANQTMRVPPSALFQLITVPDGADIADDRIVELLSPGDVVITADVPLAARVVEKGAVAIGVRGELFDDNTVHGRLASRDLMEQFRSAGVDTRGPKPLSQKDIQAFANLLDRTLTRRLNKK from the coding sequence ATGACGGACGCTCCGAGCAATCCGCCCCATATCTGGGTCGACGCCGACGCCTGCCCCGGCGCCATCAAGGAGATCCTCTTCCGCACGGCCCGCCGGCTCAAGCTGAAGCTAACCCTGGTCGCGAATCAGACGATGCGGGTCCCCCCTTCGGCGCTGTTCCAGCTGATCACCGTGCCCGACGGCGCCGACATTGCCGACGATCGGATCGTCGAACTGCTGTCGCCCGGCGATGTCGTGATCACGGCCGATGTCCCGCTGGCAGCCCGCGTCGTGGAGAAGGGGGCGGTAGCGATCGGGGTTCGCGGCGAGCTGTTTGACGACAACACGGTGCACGGCAGGCTAGCGTCGCGCGACTTGATGGAGCAGTTCCGCTCGGCGGGCGTCGACACCCGAGGGCCGAAGCCGCTCTCGCAGAAAGACATCCAAGCGTTCGCCAACCTGCTGGACCGAACGCTGACGCGCCGCCTCAACAAGAAGTGA